One window of Dehalococcoidia bacterium genomic DNA carries:
- a CDS encoding DUF3795 domain-containing protein — protein MGDNIKLAAPCGLYCGVCGVLIAHRDNNVKFKERLTGVYGVTADDIKCEGCLSDELFVFCQACPIRSCTIDKGIEGCHQCADFPCQFIENFPLPVGKKVILRAIPTWRELGTERWMEEEEKRYHCPHCGYAVFRGVKRCRNCQSPLDLD, from the coding sequence ATGGGGGACAATATAAAACTGGCGGCACCCTGTGGCCTGTACTGCGGTGTTTGTGGTGTGCTTATTGCCCACAGGGATAACAACGTCAAGTTTAAAGAGAGATTAACAGGTGTTTATGGTGTAACTGCAGATGATATTAAATGTGAAGGATGTCTCTCCGATGAACTATTTGTATTCTGTCAGGCCTGTCCCATCAGATCCTGCACAATCGATAAAGGTATTGAAGGGTGCCATCAGTGCGCTGATTTCCCCTGCCAATTCATTGAGAATTTCCCTCTTCCCGTTGGAAAGAAGGTGATACTGCGTGCTATACCGACTTGGAGGGAACTTGGAACTGAGAGATGGATGGAGGAGGAGGAAAAACGCTATCACTGTCCTCACTGTGGTTATGCGGTGTTCCGGGGAGTAAAAAGATGCCGCAATTGCCAGAGTCCACTTGACCTTGATTGA
- the nadC gene encoding carboxylating nicotinate-nucleotide diphosphorylase: MDEILASSWKAVEQVIENALAEDLASSDVTTGALIPPDLEGRSSILVKDDGVLAGIEVAQAVFGHVDPALRVEVLIKDGARVRSGDVVATIAGNVASILKAERTALNFLCHLSGIATGTARYVAAVKGSKAQITGTRKTIPGMRVLEKYAVRMGGGQSHRQHLGDWVLIKDNHLAALGSLGLGLKGAIERARRGSTLKVEVEVGSVGEAEEAMSAGADIIMLDNMALGEIKQVVNLARGRALIEASGGITLENVRQVAGAGVDLISVGAITHSAKALDLSLELETGQ, from the coding sequence ATGGATGAAATTTTAGCTAGTTCGTGGAAAGCGGTCGAGCAGGTAATCGAAAATGCCTTGGCCGAGGACCTCGCTTCCAGCGATGTTACCACCGGGGCGCTTATTCCCCCTGACCTTGAGGGGAGATCCTCTATCTTGGTCAAAGACGATGGCGTGCTGGCAGGAATAGAAGTGGCTCAGGCAGTCTTTGGGCACGTTGACCCTGCGTTGCGGGTGGAGGTGCTGATAAAGGACGGCGCCAGAGTTCGAAGCGGGGATGTGGTAGCCACTATCGCAGGGAATGTGGCGAGCATATTGAAAGCAGAGCGCACCGCGCTAAACTTCCTCTGCCACTTGAGCGGCATCGCAACAGGGACGGCACGCTACGTCGCGGCGGTGAAGGGCTCGAAGGCTCAGATAACAGGGACCAGAAAGACTATCCCGGGGATGAGGGTGCTGGAGAAGTATGCGGTTCGCATGGGAGGGGGGCAGAGCCATCGCCAGCACCTGGGCGATTGGGTGCTCATAAAGGACAATCACCTGGCGGCGCTTGGCTCTTTGGGCCTGGGGCTGAAGGGGGCGATCGAGCGGGCGCGCCGGGGTTCAACGCTCAAGGTTGAGGTGGAGGTGGGTAGCGTTGGCGAGGCCGAAGAGGCGATGAGCGCCGGTGCCGACATTATCATGCTTGATAATATGGCGCTTGGGGAAATTAAGCAGGTGGTTAATCTTGCCCGTGGTCGCGCTCTCATCGAGGCATCCGGCGGTATCACCCTGGAGAATGTGCGTCAGGTTGCCGGGGCCGGAGTCGACCTTATCTCGGTGGGCGCCATCACCCACTCGGCAAAGGCATTGGACTTGAGCCTGGAGCTTGAGACCGGGCAGTGA
- a CDS encoding HAD family hydrolase, with translation MAYDTIISDWNGTIIRDPDERAILKTIAIDLFKASIPLHVVRAARLLAVRAELEDLYQQGRQDKEFDFVREMFVIYNWRIINGLPISFIHRSVDRYAARRETQHKLDRRILRAIRSWHQRGNTSGILSSGYGYGIDRTLAVAGFRGDFDFRIANSFRQDGGRAIEFLLKIYKNKPQLLVRALRHRNLDEKRTVYIGDSEDDEGCFEIAGYPIVAFFATEELKQRCASRYKAFIPEDERDLVNYLRKL, from the coding sequence ATGGCCTACGATACCATAATCTCCGATTGGAACGGGACAATAATAAGGGATCCGGACGAGAGAGCCATTCTGAAGACTATAGCAATAGACCTGTTTAAGGCCTCCATTCCCTTACACGTGGTTAGAGCGGCCCGCCTGCTAGCGGTCAGGGCGGAACTGGAGGACCTGTACCAGCAGGGACGTCAGGATAAAGAGTTTGATTTTGTAAGAGAGATGTTCGTGATATACAACTGGAGGATAATAAACGGGCTTCCCATCTCCTTCATCCACCGCTCGGTTGACCGGTACGCAGCCAGGAGGGAAACCCAGCACAAGCTCGACCGCAGGATTCTGAGGGCGATTCGGTCCTGGCACCAGCGGGGGAATACCTCCGGTATCCTCTCATCGGGCTACGGATACGGCATAGACCGCACCCTGGCTGTTGCCGGGTTCAGGGGCGACTTTGATTTCCGCATAGCCAATTCATTCAGGCAGGACGGAGGAAGGGCGATCGAGTTTCTGTTGAAAATTTACAAGAACAAACCGCAACTGCTGGTGAGAGCGCTTCGCCATAGAAACCTCGATGAGAAGAGAACCGTATATATCGGTGACAGCGAGGACGATGAGGGCTGTTTTGAGATCGCCGGTTATCCCATAGTGGCATTCTTCGCCACCGAAGAGCTGAAGCAGAGGTGCGCATCGCGGTATAAAGCTTTCATACCCGAGGATGAGAGGGACCTGGTAAATTACTTGAGGAAGCTGTAA
- a CDS encoding ABC transporter ATP-binding protein — MVEIENLSYSYPDGQQALYGINLAVGLDETVALIGPNGAGKSTLLLHLNGIMRSDGTVRILGIPLEDKNLKWVRSKVGLVFQDPDDQLFMPTVFDDVAFGPINMGYAEEEVRGRVSKALQWVGMNGYEKRSPHHLSIGEKKRISIATILSMRPEILVIDEPTANLDPRAKWELVKLVKGLPMTKIVASHDLEMVAALCERTIILDEGKIVADDATLNIMSNIDLLERHGLAPASPIIEHQA; from the coding sequence GTGGTAGAGATCGAAAACCTATCCTACAGCTACCCTGACGGGCAGCAGGCACTTTATGGTATTAACCTCGCCGTCGGTCTTGACGAGACGGTAGCGCTCATCGGGCCCAATGGCGCGGGGAAATCAACCCTGCTGCTTCACCTGAACGGCATAATGAGGAGCGATGGGACAGTGAGGATTCTCGGCATACCCCTGGAGGACAAAAACCTGAAGTGGGTGAGGAGCAAGGTGGGGCTAGTGTTCCAGGACCCCGACGACCAGCTCTTCATGCCCACCGTTTTCGACGATGTGGCCTTCGGCCCCATAAATATGGGCTATGCTGAGGAGGAGGTAAGAGGACGGGTAAGTAAGGCCCTTCAGTGGGTGGGGATGAATGGCTATGAGAAGCGTTCCCCCCACCACCTGAGCATTGGTGAGAAGAAGCGTATCTCCATTGCCACCATCCTCTCCATGAGACCCGAGATCCTAGTCATCGATGAGCCTACTGCTAACCTCGACCCTCGCGCCAAGTGGGAGCTTGTCAAGCTTGTTAAGGGGCTCCCCATGACCAAGATAGTGGCATCGCACGATCTAGAGATGGTCGCCGCTCTCTGTGAGCGCACCATCATCCTAGATGAGGGGAAGATAGTTGCCGATGATGCCACACTAAATATTATGTCAAATATTGATCTGCTGGAGAGACATGGCCTGGCACCCGCCTCACCCATCATAGAGCATCAGGCCTGA
- the cbiQ gene encoding cobalt ECF transporter T component CbiQ: MKHSFLDRYSDLDSFIHRLDPRTKVITTFAFILLVVLTPPTGWQAFALYFAIIAGLVLLSRIPTLYVLKRSLVIVPFVLFIAIFIPFLKSGEPSGSYNIWIWQVSSSGLLILWNVLIKAWLSMLSLILLSSTTKFSELLNGLEQLRLPKVMVMILSFMYRYIFVLVDEVIRMKQARDSRNFGGKRTWRLKTIGNMVGTLFLRSYERGERVYGAMVARGFDGETRTLSTPHFRMADLYFAAVFLICLALVGLSLLI; this comes from the coding sequence ATGAAACACAGCTTTCTGGACCGCTATAGCGACCTTGACAGCTTTATCCACAGGCTGGACCCCCGCACCAAGGTCATCACCACCTTTGCATTTATCCTGTTGGTAGTGCTTACGCCACCAACAGGCTGGCAGGCCTTTGCCCTTTATTTCGCCATCATAGCCGGCCTGGTCCTCCTCTCCAGGATACCCACGCTCTATGTCCTGAAGCGGTCTCTGGTCATCGTGCCCTTCGTGCTCTTCATCGCCATCTTCATCCCCTTCCTCAAGTCAGGTGAGCCATCCGGCAGCTACAACATCTGGATATGGCAGGTATCAAGTAGCGGCCTGCTCATCCTGTGGAATGTCCTTATCAAGGCCTGGCTCTCCATGCTGAGCCTGATCCTGCTCTCCTCAACGACGAAATTCTCCGAACTGCTAAACGGGCTGGAGCAACTGCGCCTGCCAAAAGTGATGGTAATGATCCTGTCCTTCATGTATCGCTATATCTTCGTCCTGGTTGACGAGGTTATCCGGATGAAGCAGGCAAGGGACAGCCGTAACTTCGGCGGCAAGCGCACCTGGCGACTCAAGACTATCGGCAATATGGTGGGCACCCTTTTCCTTCGTAGTTATGAGCGAGGGGAACGGGTCTACGGGGCAATGGTCGCCCGCGGCTTCGATGGTGAGACGCGAACGCTCTCCACACCGCACTTCAGAATGGCAGACCTGTATTTCGCCGCCGTCTTCCTCATTTGCCTCGCACTGGTCGGATTATCCCTTCTTATCTAA
- a CDS encoding PDGLE domain-containing protein, producing the protein MRVKWWYIALVICLAVAFISPLASTSPDGLEKVAEDHEFIGFAEEAPFQIIADYLFPGIENEALATILAGIIGTLVIFGAVYGLARLLRLRKQQEE; encoded by the coding sequence ATGCGGGTGAAATGGTGGTATATCGCTCTTGTTATTTGCCTGGCGGTAGCCTTCATCTCGCCGCTGGCCTCAACCTCCCCCGATGGACTGGAGAAGGTTGCCGAGGATCACGAGTTTATCGGGTTTGCCGAGGAGGCTCCGTTCCAGATTATCGCCGATTACCTCTTCCCCGGTATAGAGAATGAAGCCCTGGCCACCATTCTGGCGGGGATAATTGGCACACTTGTTATCTTCGGCGCTGTCTACGGGCTCGCCCGACTTCTGAGATTGAGGAAACAGCAGGAAGAATAG
- a CDS encoding energy-coupling factor ABC transporter permease encodes MHIPDGFLNIATVTTTYAVSAGGIGYGLREARKKLDEKHVPLMGIMAAFIFAAQMLNFPIIGGTSGHLIGAALAAILLGPWAAMLIMACVLIAQSLIFQDGGLLALGANVLNMGIIATFSGYYLYRFTTRLTGMGRRSQLLGSFIAAWCSVLLASIACAIELWVSGVLPIQAALPAMAGWHVLIGVGEGLITVAVLSLVMATRSDLMALERI; translated from the coding sequence GTGCACATCCCTGATGGTTTTCTGAACATTGCCACCGTGACCACCACCTATGCAGTATCGGCGGGCGGTATCGGCTATGGGCTCAGGGAGGCACGGAAAAAACTGGATGAAAAGCATGTGCCACTAATGGGCATAATGGCCGCCTTCATATTCGCCGCTCAGATGCTCAACTTCCCCATCATTGGCGGCACCTCGGGGCATCTCATCGGCGCTGCCCTGGCAGCCATCCTCCTCGGCCCCTGGGCTGCAATGCTTATCATGGCCTGCGTCCTCATCGCTCAGAGCCTCATCTTCCAGGACGGGGGACTGCTCGCCCTGGGGGCTAATGTCCTTAACATGGGTATTATCGCCACCTTCTCCGGCTACTACCTCTACCGCTTCACGACCCGCCTCACGGGAATGGGTAGACGGAGTCAACTCTTGGGCAGCTTCATCGCCGCCTGGTGCTCGGTGCTGCTGGCCTCTATCGCCTGCGCCATAGAGCTCTGGGTCTCAGGCGTATTGCCCATCCAGGCAGCACTACCGGCGATGGCCGGCTGGCACGTACTCATTGGCGTCGGTGAGGGGTTAATCACAGTGGCAGTGCTCAGCCTGGTAATGGCCACCCGGAGCGACCTGATGGCGCTGGAGAGGATATAG
- a CDS encoding Fur family transcriptional regulator, whose product MNRPKETGETLREQGYRMTPQRQLILAALQQSNDHISAEEIHAHVCAIYPQVNISTIYRNLELLKKMGLVTETDLGSGRFRYHPAEKGHHHHLICEKCGATIETTESPFLTLRHTLLKEYRFRANISHLAIFGRCSKCRG is encoded by the coding sequence TTGAACCGGCCCAAAGAGACGGGCGAGACACTTCGGGAGCAAGGCTACCGAATGACCCCACAGCGCCAGCTCATCCTGGCCGCCCTCCAGCAGAGTAATGACCACATAAGTGCTGAAGAGATCCATGCCCATGTCTGCGCCATATATCCCCAGGTGAATATTTCCACTATCTATCGCAACCTGGAGCTGCTGAAGAAAATGGGCCTAGTAACCGAGACCGACCTGGGGAGCGGTAGATTTCGCTATCATCCCGCCGAAAAGGGTCACCACCACCACCTGATCTGTGAGAAGTGCGGCGCCACAATAGAGACCACGGAATCCCCGTTCCTGACCTTGAGGCACACCCTGCTCAAGGAGTACCGGTTCCGGGCCAACATAAGCCATCTCGCCATCTTCGGGCGCTGCTCCAAGTGCCGGGGGTGA
- the dtd gene encoding D-aminoacyl-tRNA deacylase, with protein MKALLQRVSEASVSVAGEVVGKIGGGLVVFLGISRGDTEPDARYLAEKTVSLRIFSDSEGRFNLSAIDIRGELLVVSQFTLLSDTRKGRRPSFTQAAPPQEAEALFEKFLSYLRSSGLRVESGMFQQHMLVKIHNDGPVTIMLDSKEKHAEH; from the coding sequence TTGAAAGCACTACTACAAAGGGTGAGCGAAGCCTCGGTAAGTGTCGCCGGCGAGGTGGTGGGGAAGATCGGCGGGGGGCTGGTGGTATTCCTGGGAATATCCAGGGGGGACACCGAGCCGGATGCGCGGTACCTGGCGGAGAAAACGGTGAGCCTGCGCATCTTCTCCGATAGTGAAGGCAGGTTCAACCTCTCCGCTATCGATATCCGGGGCGAGCTCCTGGTGGTAAGCCAGTTCACCCTTTTAAGCGATACACGGAAAGGGAGACGCCCCAGCTTCACCCAGGCGGCACCGCCGCAGGAGGCAGAAGCACTCTTCGAGAAGTTCCTCTCCTATCTTCGCTCAAGCGGGCTTAGGGTAGAGAGCGGCATGTTTCAGCAGCACATGCTGGTTAAGATCCATAATGACGGACCGGTAACCATCATGCTCGACAGCAAAGAGAAGCACGCCGAGCATTAA
- a CDS encoding FmdB family zinc ribbon protein, producing the protein MPIYEYECSVCHSRFDQRQRFDEEAVSICPHCQGKANRVFHAVPILFKGSGFYVTDHGRGRVASTGREKAEPDAKEPAKKEGEDTTPKKPPESKTEDKSSVKVS; encoded by the coding sequence ATGCCTATCTACGAATACGAATGCAGTGTCTGCCACTCCCGTTTCGACCAAAGACAGAGATTCGATGAAGAGGCAGTGAGTATATGTCCCCACTGCCAGGGCAAGGCGAACCGCGTCTTCCATGCCGTGCCCATTCTCTTTAAGGGGAGTGGTTTTTATGTCACCGACCACGGTCGGGGGCGGGTAGCTTCTACCGGCAGGGAAAAAGCGGAGCCTGACGCCAAGGAACCCGCAAAGAAGGAAGGTGAGGATACCACACCCAAGAAACCCCCGGAGAGCAAGACCGAGGATAAAAGTAGCGTTAAGGTCAGTTGA
- a CDS encoding phage integrase N-terminal SAM-like domain-containing protein, translated as MQTGLNTKQLLEGFRYELEVITRPRTVEYYCGEIRRFLRWADSAGIPSDINRITKHHIQSFFHHLAVTHDGKRSGKGPEHFERVR; from the coding sequence GTGCAGACAGGGTTAAACACAAAGCAGCTACTGGAAGGCTTCAGGTACGAGTTAGAGGTCATCACTAGGCCCCGGACGGTCGAGTACTACTGCGGAGAGATCCGCCGCTTTCTGCGGTGGGCAGATAGCGCAGGCATCCCCTCGGACATCAATCGCATAACCAAGCATCACATCCAATCGTTCTTCCACCACCTCGCCGTCACCCATGACGGTAAGAGGTCAGGGAAAGGGCCCGAGCATTTTGAGCGTGTGCGCTGA